The Balaenoptera acutorostrata chromosome 15, mBalAcu1.1, whole genome shotgun sequence genome contains a region encoding:
- the GRIFIN gene encoding grifin isoform X2 — protein MALQFEAFYAGGLAPGWNLLVQGHSDSGEDKFEINFLSETGDIVFHIKPRFSSATIVANTFQGGHWGQEEVSNVFPLVLGEPFEMEVSSDAEHFHVHAQEHKVLQFSHRHRPLAAITRVQVLSDHRLAQVELARRGLSWGDVGY, from the exons ATGGCACTGCAG TTTGAAGCCTTCTATGCGGGGGGCCTGGCCCCGGGCTGGAACCTGCTAGTCCAGGGACACTCTGACTCTGGAGAGGACAA GTTTGAGATCAACTTCCTGTCTGAGACGGGGGACATCGTCTTCCACATCAAGCCCCGGTTCTCCAGCGCCACCATAGTGGCCAACACCTTCCAGGGCGGCCACTGGGGCCAGGAGGAGGTGTCCAATGTCTTCCCGCTGGTGCTCGGGGAGCCCTTTGAG ATGGAGGTCAGCTCGGATGCGGAGCACTTCCATGTCCACGCCCAGGAGCACAAGGTGCTGCAGTTCTCCCACCGCCACAGGCCACTGGCCGCCATCACCCGGGTGCAGGTGCTGAGTGACCACCGCCTGGCCCAGGTGGAGCTGGCCAGGAGAGGCCTGAGCTGGGG GGACGTGGGCTACTGA
- the GRIFIN gene encoding grifin isoform X1, with protein sequence MEGRGRAGNGTVTSSATPGVRLPSPRPAQPAYIPRLALLPAEAGEMALQFEAFYAGGLAPGWNLLVQGHSDSGEDKFEINFLSETGDIVFHIKPRFSSATIVANTFQGGHWGQEEVSNVFPLVLGEPFEMEVSSDAEHFHVHAQEHKVLQFSHRHRPLAAITRVQVLSDHRLAQVELARRGLSWGDVGY encoded by the exons atggagggcagggggagggcagggaacgGCACAGTGACCTCATCAGCCACCCCTGGGGTGCGGCTCCCGAGCCCCCGCCCAGCCCAGCCCGCCTATATCCCCAGGCTCGCGCTGCTCCCGGCAGAAGCTGGAGAGATGGCACTGCAG TTTGAAGCCTTCTATGCGGGGGGCCTGGCCCCGGGCTGGAACCTGCTAGTCCAGGGACACTCTGACTCTGGAGAGGACAA GTTTGAGATCAACTTCCTGTCTGAGACGGGGGACATCGTCTTCCACATCAAGCCCCGGTTCTCCAGCGCCACCATAGTGGCCAACACCTTCCAGGGCGGCCACTGGGGCCAGGAGGAGGTGTCCAATGTCTTCCCGCTGGTGCTCGGGGAGCCCTTTGAG ATGGAGGTCAGCTCGGATGCGGAGCACTTCCATGTCCACGCCCAGGAGCACAAGGTGCTGCAGTTCTCCCACCGCCACAGGCCACTGGCCGCCATCACCCGGGTGCAGGTGCTGAGTGACCACCGCCTGGCCCAGGTGGAGCTGGCCAGGAGAGGCCTGAGCTGGGG GGACGTGGGCTACTGA